From Caretta caretta isolate rCarCar2 chromosome 9, rCarCar1.hap1, whole genome shotgun sequence, one genomic window encodes:
- the ZBTB38 gene encoding zinc finger and BTB domain-containing protein 38 produces the protein MTVMSHSKDLKDDFHSDTVLSILNEQRIRGILCDVTIIVEDTKFKAHSNVLAASSLYFKNIFWSHTICISGHVLELDDLKAEVFTEILNYIYSSTVVVKRQETVTDLAAAGKKLGISFLEDLTDINFSNSPCPFAFCITEKGVVKEEKNEKRHEDSAITNGPRITNAFSIFENENNNNLFSPLDLRASFKKVSETSKVTNVGLGRDDVGKDAEPASTLAEHSYAVSSGGDAFQGTPFLEHDSSPRNKMSEDNYETLQTTSLLQPIKQACGTPKVAFKPQCTGLAIAKISAPKVTNKEVQQGAVTDQAIIPLPHDKAGDLLFSTEEENKSANIPGSIGTVIPPVYRCNCCTRLFDDRALLSTHLQLHTNHREPLICKYCSKQFANLNRLENHEQVCRSSGSISVQSGNEQKFLDNYTTTDERNGSSHGSTEPLMSENNITDYSSANCTLPETDHLVKVVDGQILYTCIVCKRSYVTLSSLRRHANVHSWRRTYPCHYCNKVFALAEYRTRHEIWHTGERRYQCIFCLETFMTYYILKNHQKSFHAIDHRLAVNKKTANGGLKSSMYPYKLYRLLPMKCRRLPYKSYQNSSYENVQANNQVNEATSSTCIIQNSLNSELPSLNFQNNILTNNTTISLNTSSCNDATLSMNIQNVSPWAVGMLNSNLQSDFFTAEKSVPTAANELSSGSQECDSSILPFSNVSENSASVINYSSSAPSVIMHSSRVSSVIMHSNAVTSVGSSKTISSNNTASQSIKDDCKHGSDNYGKGITKAKTIKEKKKTLLYNRGETLEELQNITGSGGSSNKATDTFQESSKTETYIAKPALPGTSTDSNVAPLCQITVKIGNEAIVKRHILGSKLFYKRERRSKCDSEQDNQPQETETERKERSPARLCRSECMELTEMCDDVSDQDSSDKPWRPYYNYKPKKKSKQLRKMRKVKWRKNHGNKNSSSESQNTCNREYALRNIPEEKGINKEGNTEMPNLHCELCEIEKSSTEEIQEPIHWHVPTSKPYICELCQKQFQSPSTLKMHMRCHTGEKPYTCKTCGKCFSVPGNLQKHERIHLGVKDFVCQYCSKAFTLNETLKIHERIHTGEKRYHCQFCLQSFLYLSTKRNHEQRHVHEHNGKGYACLQCPKICKTAAALGMHQKKHLFKSPSQQDRKEYLCNESSKPLESQDFIDSDGNEVNSIQSMTPKIIL, from the coding sequence atgaCAGTCATGTCCCATTCAAAGGATCTCAAGGATGACTTTCATAGTGACACGGTACTCTCCATTTTAAATGAACAGCGCATCCGGGGTATTTTATGTGATGTCACTATAATTGTGGAAGATACCAAATTTAAAGCCCACAGTAATGTACTAGCAGCTTCAAGcctttatttcaaaaatattttttggagtCATACGATCTGTATTTCCGGACATGTCCTGGAGTTAGATGATCTTAAGGCTGAAGTGTTTACTGAAATACTTAATTATATCTACAGTTCCACAGTAGTTGTTAAGAGACAGGAGACTGTAACAGACCTTGCAGCTGCAGGGAAAAAACTGGGAATATCATTTCTGGAAGATCTTACAGACATTAATTTTTCAAATTCCCCTTGTCCATTTGCATTTTGTATTACTGAAAAAGGGGtggtcaaagaagaaaaaaatgaaaaaagacatGAAGATTCAGCTATCACAAACGGGCCAAGAATCACAAATGCATTttcaatttttgaaaatgaaaataataacaATTTGTTTTCTCCACTTGACTTGAGAGCGAGTTTTAAAAAGGTATCTGAGACCAGTAAAGTAACCAATGTTGGCCTTGGTAGGGATGATGTTGGAAAAGATGCTGAGCCAGCCAGTACGTTAGCTGAACACTCCTATGCAGTTTCTTCTGGAGGTGATGCTTTTCAAGGAACTCCTTTTTTAGAACATGACAGCAGCCCCCGGAATAAAATGAGTGAAGACAATTATGAAACTCTCCAGACAACATCGCTACTTCAACCAATAAAACAAGCATGTGGTACACCAAAGGTGGCCTTTAAACCCCAGTGTACTGGTCTGGCTATAGCAAAAATATCAGCCCCCAAAGTAACCAATaaagaggttcaacaaggagcaGTTACAGATCAAGCGATTATTCCTCTTCCTCATGATAAGGCAGGAGACTTACTTTTTTCCACAGAAGAGGAAAATAAATCTGCTAACATCCCTGGATCCATAGGAACAGTTATTCCACCTGTTTACAGATGTAACTGTTGTACCAGATTATTTGATGACAGAGCTTTACTCAGTACTCATCTTCAGCTTCACACAAATCATCGGGAACCTTTAATATGCAAATACTGCAGCAAACAATTTGCAAATCTTAACAGACTGGAGAATCATGAACAAGTCTGCAGGAGTTCAGGCAGCATATCTGTTCAGAGTGGAAATGAACAAAAATTTTTAGATAACTATACTACTACTGATGAAAGAAATGGAAGCTCACATGGAAGCACAGAGCCTCTGATGTCTGAAAACAATATTACTGATTACTCCAGTGCAAACTGCACCTTGCCAGAAACAGATCATTTGGTTAAAGTTGTTGATGGGCAGATATTATATACATGCATTGTTTGCAAACGTAGCTATGTAACATTGTCCAGCCTTCGAAGACATGCAAATGTGCATTCATGGAGAAGAACTTATCCTTGCCATTACTGCAACAAAGTATTTGCATTAGCTGAATATCGTACCAGACATGAAATCTGGCACACAGGAGAAAGGCGTTATCAGTGCATTTTCTGCCTTGAGACTTTCATGACCTATTATATACTAAAAAATCATCAGAAATCTTTCCATGCAATTGACCATCGACTTGCAGTAAATAAAAAAACAGCTAATGGAGGCTTAAAGTCTAGCATGTATCCTTACAAACTTTATAGGCTTTTACCTATGAAATGCAGAAGGCTACCTTATAAGTCCTACCAGAATTCTTCGTATGAAAATGTACAAGCAAACAACCAAGTTAATGAAGCAACTTCTAGTACCTGCATTATTCAGAATTCTCTCAACTCTGAACTACCTTCGCTGAATTTTCAAAATAATATATTAACAAACAATACCACTATTTCCTTGAATACATCTTCATGCAATGATGCAACATTGTCTATGAATATTCAGAATGTTTCACCTTGGGCAGTAGGAATGTTAAATTCTAACCTACAAAGTGACTTTTTTACTGCAGAAAAATCAGtgcccacagctgcaaatgaacTTAGTTCTGGTTCTCAGGAATGTGATTCCTCCATTCTGCCTTTCAGTAATGTGAGTGAAAATTCAGCCTCTGTTATTAACTATAGCAGCTCAGCACCTTCGGTTATAATGCACAGTAGTAGAGTTTCATCAGTAATAATGCACAGTAATGCAGTCACTTCTGTGGGAAGCAGTAAGACAATATCCTCCAATAATACAGCCAGTCAGTCCATAAAAGATGACTGTAAACATGGGTCAGATAATTATGGCAAAGGTATTACTAAAGCAAAaactattaaagaaaaaaagaaaacacttctGTACAATAGAGGAGAAACACTCGAGGAGTTACAGAATATTACAGGATCTGGAGGTTCATCTAACAAGGCTACAGATACTTTTCAAGAATCAAGTAAAACTGAAACCTACATTGCAAAGCCTGCCTTACCTGGAACATCTACTGATAGTAACGTTGCTCCTCTTTGTCAAATAACAGTAAAAATTGGGAATGAGGCTATcgtaaaaagacatattttaggATCCAAACTGTTTTATAAAAGAGAAAGAAGGTCTAAATGTGACTCTGAACAGGACAATCAGCCTCAGGAGACTgaaacagagagaaaagaaagaagccCAGCTAGGCTTTGCAGATCAGAATGTATGGAACTGACTGAAATGTGCGATGATGTAAGTGATCAGGATTCCAGTGACAAACCCTGGAGACCTTATTATAATTACAAACcaaaaaagaaatctaaacaGCTAAGAAAAATGAGAAAAGTCAAATGGAGGAAGAATCATGGGAACAAGAACTCCAGTAGTGAAAGTCAAAATACGTGCAATAGAGAGTATGCACTTAgaaacattcctgaagaaaagggCATTAATAAAGAAGGAAACACGGAAATGCCTAATCTTCATTGTGAGCTCTGTGAGATAGAGAAATCTTCCACTGAAGAAATCCAAGAACCTATACATTGGCATGTACCTACTTCAAAGCCTTATATTTGTGAATTATGCCAAAAGCAGTTCCAGAGCCCATCCACACTAAAAATGCATATGAGATGTCATACTGGGGAAAAGCCGTATACTTGTAAAACCTGTGGTAAGTGTTTTTCAGTTCCAGGAAACTTACAGAAACATGAACGCATTCACTTGGGTGTCAAGGATTTTGTCTGTCAATATTGTAGTAAGGCATTCACTTTAAATGAAACTCTCAAAATACATGAAAGAATACATACTGGAGAAAAACGCTACCATTGTCAATTCTGCTTACAGAGTTTTTTATATCTTTCTACCAAAAGAAATCATGAGCAAAGACATGTACATGAACACAATGGAAAAGGATATGCTTGTCTTCAGTGCCCCAAAATTTGCAAGACAGCAGCTGCTCTTGGAATGCACCAGAAGAAACATCTATTCAAAAGCCCAAGTCAACAGGATAGAAAAGAGTATTTGTGTAATGAAAGCTCTAAACCTTTGGAAAGTCAAGATTTCATTGACTCAGATGGGAATGAAGTGAATAGTATACAGAGTATGACTCCAAAAATTATACTTTGA